A region of Dehalococcoidia bacterium DNA encodes the following proteins:
- a CDS encoding RidA family protein, translating to MGKRQTIHIPGVEHNAPIPYGARVGNIIYSSAIQGINADTGELSDDVYEQARQCFRNMLTFLQYAGATSDDIVRLTCFLSDLKDRPALNEPWLSLFPDPDDRPARHTSKYDPPPGGMKVQIEVIAVVDN from the coding sequence ATGGGAAAGAGGCAAACAATTCACATTCCAGGGGTCGAACACAACGCTCCGATACCCTACGGTGCCCGAGTGGGAAATATAATTTACAGCTCTGCTATACAGGGCATTAACGCAGACACCGGTGAACTCTCGGACGACGTATATGAACAAGCACGGCAATGTTTTCGAAATATGCTGACTTTTTTACAATATGCCGGGGCAACTTCAGATGACATAGTGAGGCTAACTTGCTTTTTGTCTGATTTAAAAGATAGGCCGGCATTGAATGAGCCTTGGTTATCACTCTTCCCAGATCCTGACGATAGACCTGCTAGGCATACTTCAAAGTATGATCCTCCTCCAGGAGGGATGAAAGTTCAAATAGAAGTAATAGCAGTCGTTGACAATTAG
- a CDS encoding carboxymuconolactone decarboxylase family protein, whose protein sequence is MSRLPEINRGMIPEKLRSAFDELIADSGGNVPIGPGSVAAISPEMALRRRPLSNYVRWELRFPQVLQELAILVTARSMDCEYVWSAHVQLALGGGASQSLVDAIYDQKALPAETPDDYRTVIEFTRAIVLEHAAKDELFDAAMKLLGIQNLIDLMALTGQYITNSLFINSFELEIPEPYKPEIK, encoded by the coding sequence ATGAGTAGGTTACCTGAAATTAATAGAGGAATGATCCCAGAGAAACTACGCTCAGCTTTTGATGAACTTATCGCTGATAGCGGAGGGAATGTTCCTATAGGCCCTGGTTCTGTAGCTGCAATAAGCCCTGAAATGGCGCTTAGGCGCAGACCTCTAAGTAATTATGTCAGGTGGGAATTGAGGTTTCCGCAGGTACTCCAGGAGCTTGCCATACTGGTGACTGCTAGATCTATGGACTGCGAGTATGTCTGGAGTGCACATGTTCAATTAGCGCTAGGTGGAGGCGCAAGCCAATCCCTTGTTGACGCGATTTATGATCAAAAAGCACTTCCTGCAGAGACTCCAGATGATTATCGAACAGTTATTGAATTTACACGTGCAATTGTATTGGAACATGCTGCTAAGGATGAGCTGTTTGATGCGGCGATGAAATTGTTAGGTATTCAAAATCTGATTGACTTGATGGCGCTTACTGGCCAGTACATTACCAATTCGCTTTTCATCAATTCTTTTGAACTTGAAATCCCTGAACCATATAAGCCTGAAATAAAATAA
- a CDS encoding SDR family oxidoreductase, whose product MLEGKVAIVSGAGPNIGREIAATLASEGASVVCMDLNAESAANSAQELEKKGFNAIAIQADITKPDDMANMITKTLDAFGRIDILINNAAITSSPGLLTENIETFRKVVDVILAGTFNCTQHVAQQMVSQGTGGAIVNIASTSGHRGKSGAIAYQSAKAGILNFTRACAVELAPHNIRVNSVTPTQTGMPVGGKPIRSTNEKPKSVPRGRWGEPSDQAQAILFLASDKADFITGADLPVDGGNLAVRISG is encoded by the coding sequence ATGCTAGAAGGTAAGGTTGCGATCGTATCAGGAGCCGGTCCGAATATAGGAAGGGAAATTGCAGCAACGCTAGCTTCAGAGGGAGCAAGTGTAGTCTGTATGGACCTCAATGCAGAATCTGCAGCTAATTCAGCGCAAGAACTAGAGAAAAAAGGATTTAATGCCATTGCTATTCAGGCTGACATTACAAAGCCCGATGACATGGCAAACATGATTACAAAAACTTTAGATGCATTTGGGCGAATCGATATTTTAATCAACAATGCCGCTATCACCAGTTCTCCAGGTTTATTGACAGAAAATATTGAGACCTTTCGTAAGGTGGTAGACGTAATCCTTGCAGGGACTTTCAACTGTACGCAGCACGTAGCACAGCAAATGGTCAGTCAAGGGACTGGTGGAGCAATAGTCAATATTGCCTCAACTTCTGGGCATAGGGGCAAATCTGGTGCAATCGCTTATCAATCGGCAAAAGCAGGCATCCTTAACTTTACACGCGCGTGCGCAGTGGAGCTCGCACCTCATAACATTCGAGTAAATTCGGTTACACCAACGCAAACAGGAATGCCAGTAGGTGGAAAACCCATACGAAGCACAAATGAAAAACCGAAAAGCGTACCACGAGGAAGGTGGGGTGAACCAAGTGATCAGGCACAGGCAATTTTGTTCTTGGCCTCTGATAAAGCTGATTTCATAACTGGCGCAGACTTGCCAGTGGACGGTGGGAATTTAGCGGTAAGAATTTCAGGGTAG
- a CDS encoding SDR family NAD(P)-dependent oxidoreductase: MVAGKSVIVTGGAKGIGRFIAHSFADQGANVAIADIDEQRLLQTSGELGEKGVKSLAIPTDVTNESSVQAMTEYVYETFGSIDILVNDAAVVPHFMWKDKERWPKVEDMDTSFFWDTVLGVALRGTFLVSKHTVPYMREKRSGHIINLHGGGGVTPPGALAYATAKDSLITFTKFHAEEVRDSNICVVIISPGAAIATEDAPEEARNRMPGPDYVGPRFVLCAEASMEMSGKLLDYEDGVLVVKE, translated from the coding sequence ATGGTTGCAGGAAAATCCGTAATTGTGACAGGGGGAGCAAAAGGGATAGGGCGTTTTATTGCTCACTCATTTGCTGACCAGGGAGCCAATGTCGCGATAGCTGACATTGATGAGCAGCGCCTTTTACAAACGTCTGGCGAACTAGGGGAAAAAGGAGTCAAGTCATTGGCTATTCCCACAGATGTAACTAATGAAAGTTCGGTTCAAGCAATGACCGAGTATGTGTATGAAACTTTTGGGTCGATCGATATTCTTGTAAACGACGCTGCAGTAGTACCACATTTTATGTGGAAAGATAAGGAGCGCTGGCCTAAAGTCGAAGATATGGATACTTCATTTTTCTGGGATACTGTCCTAGGAGTTGCTCTTCGAGGGACATTTTTAGTTTCTAAGCATACTGTCCCCTATATGCGGGAAAAAAGAAGCGGGCACATAATAAATTTGCATGGCGGGGGAGGCGTGACTCCTCCGGGTGCTCTAGCCTATGCAACAGCCAAAGACTCTCTAATTACATTCACGAAGTTCCATGCTGAAGAGGTACGCGATTCCAACATATGTGTGGTGATCATTTCACCAGGTGCAGCCATTGCTACTGAGGATGCGCCTGAAGAGGCACGTAATCGTATGCCTGGACCTGACTATGTTGGCCCCAGATTTGTATTGTGCGCTGAAGCTAGCATGGAGATGTCAGGGAAATTGCTCGATTATGAAGATGGTGTACTGGTGGTAAAAGAATAA
- a CDS encoding amidohydrolase family protein: MPVIDSDAHVVETEQTWDYMDPGDEKYRPTIVDSPNGDGVKYWKIDGEIRARARGPVAAAGISEKVKRNMVTDDAKRYMEDIPGRIAHMDELGIDVQVLYPTLYIGRMCDSPEAQLALAKSYNRWLADIWKESNGRLRWTCILPLDSMDEAIDQLRWSANHGACGVTMRSIEDERLLIDEYFYPIYEEASNLNIPITVHIGNSNSYIRGLMAKDGIGGTFSGLRLMSVASFHQLITTSTPKKFPNLRWGFIEASSQWLPYAVHDLRRRLETRGRDLEEDVLGAYNIWVTAQTDDNLPDVLNYVSDRHILIGTDYGHQDQSSEIEAIRIMKEDGGLKPSTVDNILGSNATKFYGINL, translated from the coding sequence ATGCCAGTAATCGATTCTGATGCACATGTTGTGGAAACTGAACAGACATGGGATTACATGGATCCCGGAGATGAGAAATACCGTCCTACGATCGTAGATTCTCCGAATGGAGACGGTGTTAAGTATTGGAAAATTGATGGCGAAATTAGGGCGCGAGCAAGAGGCCCTGTAGCTGCCGCGGGCATTTCAGAAAAAGTAAAACGTAATATGGTAACTGACGATGCTAAGCGATATATGGAAGACATCCCTGGCAGAATTGCCCATATGGACGAGCTCGGAATCGATGTGCAAGTCCTTTACCCTACTCTTTATATTGGCAGAATGTGCGATAGCCCCGAGGCTCAGTTGGCATTGGCTAAGAGCTACAATAGGTGGCTCGCAGACATCTGGAAAGAATCTAACGGACGTTTACGATGGACTTGCATACTCCCCCTAGACTCGATGGATGAAGCCATTGACCAGCTCCGCTGGTCAGCTAACCATGGGGCATGTGGTGTGACTATGCGCTCTATTGAAGACGAAAGGCTTCTGATTGATGAGTATTTCTACCCAATATACGAAGAGGCTTCAAATCTAAATATACCAATCACTGTACATATTGGTAATTCCAATTCTTACATACGGGGACTTATGGCTAAGGATGGTATTGGAGGCACTTTCAGCGGTTTACGACTAATGTCAGTAGCGAGCTTCCATCAATTAATAACCACGAGTACACCTAAGAAATTCCCTAATCTACGATGGGGGTTCATTGAAGCAAGTTCTCAATGGTTACCTTATGCAGTTCATGATCTCAGGAGACGCCTTGAAACTAGAGGGCGTGATCTGGAAGAGGACGTTCTTGGAGCTTATAACATTTGGGTCACAGCACAGACTGATGACAATTTGCCTGATGTACTTAACTATGTAAGCGATCGGCACATTCTGATTGGGACTGACTATGGACATCAGGATCAATCAAGTGAAATAGAAGCAATCAGGATCATGAAAGAAGACGGGGGGCTGAAGCCCAGTACTGTAGATAACATACTCGGTTCCAATGCAACTAAGTTTTATGGGATAAACCTATAA
- a CDS encoding molybdopterin-dependent oxidoreductase codes for MTGTMPIQRNEMSEKIIITGLVNKPKEFGYSDLALLPDQIKDVSTLAAGREGVGVKLSAIMAVVEPKKDVQYITLEAEGDFAASIPLDAVLDQAIVWYGLDGGPLPVEKGGPIRFLIPDPAACGTDVVDQCANVKWLKSIEMSAERGRDIRPTTLRAHEELHEKEKRGEQSGL; via the coding sequence ATGACTGGTACTATGCCGATTCAAAGGAATGAAATGTCGGAAAAGATAATTATTACAGGGTTAGTAAATAAGCCTAAAGAATTTGGCTATTCTGATTTAGCTTTGCTGCCGGACCAGATAAAAGATGTTTCAACGCTTGCAGCTGGTAGGGAAGGGGTAGGCGTGAAATTGTCTGCAATTATGGCCGTCGTGGAGCCAAAAAAAGATGTGCAGTACATTACTTTAGAAGCAGAAGGAGACTTTGCTGCAAGTATTCCTCTTGATGCAGTCCTTGATCAGGCAATTGTCTGGTATGGCCTTGATGGAGGTCCCTTACCTGTAGAAAAAGGCGGGCCCATACGATTTTTAATACCTGATCCGGCAGCGTGTGGTACTGACGTAGTGGACCAGTGTGCCAATGTTAAATGGCTTAAAAGCATAGAGATGAGCGCTGAACGAGGGCGTGATATCAGACCAACTACCCTCAGGGCTCATGAGGAACTGCATGAGAAAGAAAAACGTGGCGAACAAAGCGGATTATGA
- a CDS encoding FAD-dependent oxidoreductase codes for MVIIGGGITGVGIAYFLAQNGVKSTVIERDSIASHASGFAYGGLSGGIPNGPNINTPIIDYSMSLFPSLVDELQTQTGIDLQFRKRDLLRLALSQNDIDDLTKHSNWQKEQENYKVSWLNEYEAKALEPRITDETIGALHVEGSFDVEPYRLTLALAQASEKLGATIKSGNVTAILQENHKILGVRTDKDFIACENVIVAMGPWSINAQSWLNVNIPIKPLKGQIIRLRSDDKPFEFSIGHGKNYAMTKPSDQLVWCGTTEEDAEFEEGTTIAARDQIIDSSLRMLPCLENAELILQTACLRPITPDNGIILGQFQEIQGAYIATGGGRQGIMMGPGISKLLADLIAFGTHEIGIDQFSPNRFTQ; via the coding sequence GTGGTTATCATCGGTGGAGGAATTACCGGAGTCGGAATTGCATATTTTCTAGCCCAAAATGGGGTGAAAAGTACTGTCATAGAACGCGATTCTATTGCCAGTCATGCATCAGGTTTCGCCTATGGAGGACTTTCCGGCGGTATCCCAAATGGCCCAAATATAAATACACCGATCATTGACTATAGTATGAGCCTATTCCCCTCTCTAGTGGATGAATTGCAAACCCAAACAGGCATAGACCTTCAATTTCGCAAAAGAGATTTACTACGATTGGCCCTGTCACAAAATGACATAGATGACTTAACTAAACATTCGAATTGGCAAAAAGAGCAAGAAAATTACAAAGTATCTTGGCTCAATGAATACGAAGCTAAGGCGCTGGAGCCTCGCATAACTGATGAAACTATTGGAGCTCTGCATGTTGAAGGTTCCTTTGACGTAGAGCCTTATCGCCTAACCCTAGCTCTTGCCCAAGCAAGCGAAAAGCTTGGGGCCACTATAAAATCTGGAAACGTCACGGCCATCCTTCAGGAGAACCATAAAATATTAGGAGTTAGAACCGACAAGGATTTTATAGCGTGTGAAAACGTTATTGTTGCCATGGGCCCGTGGAGTATTAACGCTCAATCATGGCTTAATGTAAATATCCCGATCAAGCCTTTAAAAGGACAAATTATCCGCCTTCGATCAGATGATAAGCCTTTCGAATTTAGTATTGGTCATGGTAAAAATTATGCGATGACAAAACCATCAGATCAATTGGTTTGGTGTGGCACAACAGAAGAAGATGCTGAATTTGAGGAAGGCACTACTATAGCCGCTCGCGATCAAATTATTGACTCAAGTCTACGAATGCTACCTTGCCTAGAAAATGCAGAATTAATATTACAAACGGCGTGCCTCAGGCCCATAACCCCTGATAATGGCATCATCTTAGGTCAATTCCAAGAAATTCAAGGCGCTTACATTGCTACTGGTGGGGGGAGGCAAGGAATCATGATGGGACCTGGAATATCAAAATTACTTGCTGATCTAATTGCGTTTGGTACTCACGAAATAGGGATTGATCAGTTTAGCCCTAATCGTTTTACCCAATGA
- a CDS encoding Rieske 2Fe-2S domain-containing protein, producing the protein MLTSEENQLLTQVGPGTPCGELLRRYWHPISVATEINEENPTKFVRVLGEDLVIFKDKSGNWGLLADKCSHRNASLVYGRVEERGISCAYHGWLYDCAGNILETPPEKNDAILNTVKQTAYPVQVYLNLVWAYLGPQPVPPMTRFDTLFRPDGNRLIRVHPQLDCNWFQAMENSMDPAHLQILHQEYIGRGRNPVNTTRGFTDDVETFDFYSTDYGLMKKRTYKNGVVDEHPVLFPTILRQGPSTQFRTPIDDTHTMHIHVNFTLTEDGSEPAEAFDPPIQYMEAYKEPAEALYPFAKFTLQHVIPQDHMAWETQGQIADRTNEHLSYSDRGVVLLRRILKEQIEKVQNGNDPMGVFRDSNHAIIDTKIDEDFWKGRTSSTVAVTETKK; encoded by the coding sequence ATGTTAACCTCAGAAGAAAATCAACTACTTACGCAGGTTGGCCCGGGAACACCCTGCGGGGAGTTGCTGCGCAGGTATTGGCACCCTATATCCGTTGCTACTGAAATTAATGAAGAAAACCCTACCAAGTTTGTGAGAGTCCTTGGTGAAGATCTTGTAATTTTCAAAGACAAATCTGGGAATTGGGGCCTACTGGCAGATAAATGCTCCCATAGAAACGCTTCGCTAGTTTACGGTCGTGTAGAAGAACGAGGCATTTCATGCGCCTATCACGGGTGGCTCTACGACTGTGCAGGAAATATTCTAGAGACCCCGCCTGAGAAAAACGATGCTATTTTAAATACCGTGAAACAGACTGCGTACCCGGTTCAAGTCTATTTGAATCTTGTATGGGCATATTTAGGCCCGCAACCGGTACCGCCTATGACACGCTTTGATACATTGTTCCGACCAGATGGGAATAGGTTAATAAGAGTCCATCCCCAACTAGACTGCAATTGGTTTCAGGCTATGGAAAACTCAATGGATCCAGCGCATCTTCAAATACTCCATCAAGAATATATTGGCAGGGGTCGCAACCCTGTAAACACAACTCGGGGGTTTACTGACGATGTAGAAACATTTGATTTTTATTCAACTGATTATGGGTTAATGAAGAAACGAACTTACAAAAATGGAGTCGTTGACGAACATCCAGTGCTTTTCCCGACAATTTTACGCCAAGGTCCGAGCACTCAATTTCGCACTCCTATAGACGATACGCATACCATGCATATACACGTCAATTTCACTTTGACGGAAGATGGCTCAGAACCCGCCGAGGCATTCGATCCTCCTATTCAATATATGGAAGCATATAAGGAGCCTGCAGAAGCCCTTTACCCTTTTGCCAAATTCACTCTCCAGCATGTTATCCCGCAAGATCACATGGCATGGGAGACTCAAGGCCAAATTGCAGACAGGACCAATGAGCATCTCAGTTACTCTGATCGAGGTGTAGTATTGCTGCGCCGCATCCTTAAAGAGCAGATCGAAAAAGTTCAAAACGGAAATGATCCAATGGGCGTATTTCGCGATTCAAATCACGCAATTATTGATACGAAAATTGATGAGGATTTTTGGAAAGGCCGAACCAGTAGTACTGTTGCCGTTACCGAAACTAAGAAATAA